From one Halosimplex rubrum genomic stretch:
- a CDS encoding ubiquinol-cytochrome c reductase iron-sulfur subunit, with protein MPLDEDKYPGETGRRRFVKGVVGSAALASVGTGGAAAVNTVTSAAGGGGGPTQYMAIENTDGPAPRGMPIVPVEVNDAGELKGIFPEASTETVQGVQRTVAEMDLGGTTYSSQWFQYCGLEGYQGVTPGAEADNYMRASESPPPAYEWQQDVDGDTIFTVDMFDDYEEWGNGIGQAGLGKPASATWRSQAEGAKTLPVQVLRSPEVTKMANGEGEYSNLPSNVRSFIDAATDQDFMAWINKCTHFCCVPGYKQLAGSANFGGSNAVYCQCHQSIYDPFSPTQVQFVARPRPDS; from the coding sequence ATGCCACTCGACGAAGACAAGTATCCGGGCGAGACGGGTCGACGCCGCTTCGTGAAAGGCGTCGTCGGCAGCGCCGCGCTGGCGAGCGTGGGCACCGGCGGCGCGGCCGCCGTGAACACGGTCACCTCGGCGGCGGGCGGCGGCGGTGGCCCGACACAGTACATGGCCATCGAGAACACGGACGGCCCCGCGCCGCGGGGGATGCCGATCGTCCCGGTCGAAGTGAACGACGCGGGCGAACTCAAAGGGATCTTCCCCGAGGCCAGCACCGAGACGGTTCAGGGCGTCCAGCGGACCGTCGCGGAGATGGATCTGGGCGGGACGACCTACTCCTCGCAGTGGTTCCAGTACTGCGGGCTCGAAGGCTACCAGGGCGTCACGCCAGGGGCCGAAGCGGACAACTACATGCGCGCGTCGGAGAGCCCGCCGCCCGCCTACGAGTGGCAGCAGGATGTCGATGGCGACACCATCTTCACCGTCGACATGTTCGACGACTACGAGGAGTGGGGCAACGGGATCGGGCAGGCAGGCCTCGGCAAGCCCGCGAGTGCCACGTGGCGCTCGCAGGCAGAGGGCGCGAAGACGCTCCCGGTGCAGGTGCTGCGCTCGCCGGAGGTTACGAAGATGGCCAACGGCGAGGGCGAGTACAGCAACCTGCCGAGCAACGTCCGGAGCTTCATCGACGCCGCGACCGACCAAGACTTCATGGCCTGGATCAACAAGTGTACCCACTTCTGCTGTGTCCCCGGGTACAAGCAGTTGGCGGGGAGCGCGAACTTCGGCGGGTCGAACGCCGTGTACTGCCAGTGCCACCAGTCGATCTACGACCCGTTCAGCCCGACACAAGTACAATTCGTCGCGCGCCCGCGACCGGATAGCTAA
- a CDS encoding DUF7315 family membrane protein, producing the protein MTDPSRSGDPADATADGTDDAGSPDADTDRSDSEREATGARGRDVVVPDAVYKRVTVFSTLFAVAAVVGGFLLLDVATDRATAELSEVQPLVALAGLGLIVVGAVTYAFSTRFRADGMGNAKDETDEISDNG; encoded by the coding sequence ATGACGGATCCGTCCCGCTCGGGCGACCCGGCCGACGCGACCGCCGACGGGACGGACGACGCCGGTTCTCCCGACGCCGATACCGATCGTTCCGATAGCGAGCGCGAGGCGACGGGCGCGCGCGGACGCGACGTGGTCGTCCCTGACGCGGTCTACAAGCGGGTGACGGTCTTCTCGACGCTGTTCGCCGTGGCGGCGGTCGTCGGCGGCTTCCTGTTGCTCGACGTGGCGACCGACAGGGCGACGGCGGAGCTGTCGGAGGTCCAGCCGCTCGTCGCGCTGGCGGGCCTGGGGCTGATCGTCGTCGGTGCGGTCACCTACGCGTTCTCGACGCGCTTTCGGGCCGACGGAATGGGAAACGCTAAAGACGAAACCGACGAAATATCAGATAATGGCTGA
- a CDS encoding DUF7314 family protein, which translates to MADEFAKGMAVFSAAGLAWLTLAGWYRTPSFEGSGVQLVAPVEGVNTVYGELGVAIMDVMAWFAVFGALTFWVIIPAVEELRTAYADRSN; encoded by the coding sequence ATGGCTGACGAATTCGCGAAAGGGATGGCGGTCTTCTCGGCCGCGGGGCTGGCGTGGCTGACTCTCGCCGGCTGGTACCGCACGCCCAGCTTCGAGGGGAGCGGCGTCCAGCTGGTCGCCCCGGTCGAGGGCGTCAACACCGTCTACGGCGAGCTCGGCGTCGCGATCATGGACGTGATGGCGTGGTTCGCGGTCTTCGGCGCGCTGACGTTCTGGGTGATCATCCCCGCCGTCGAAGAACTCCGGACGGCCTACGCGGACCGCTCGAACTGA
- a CDS encoding DUF5518 domain-containing protein: MNALIGAVVMVVLSWIPFATVLGGGVAGYLQQGTRMGGAKVGAVSGLVAAVPVFAVLGLVFSIFSFGAIVSGEALGTAVLVALALFALAVTAVVVAGTGAVGGYLGVYLRERTDEDEYDHGPAATDPTVEVDPETAP; this comes from the coding sequence GTGAACGCGCTGATCGGCGCGGTCGTGATGGTGGTGCTGTCGTGGATCCCCTTCGCGACGGTGCTGGGGGGCGGCGTCGCGGGCTACCTCCAGCAGGGGACCCGGATGGGCGGGGCGAAGGTCGGCGCGGTCTCCGGCCTCGTCGCCGCGGTCCCCGTCTTCGCGGTGCTGGGTCTCGTGTTCAGTATCTTCAGCTTCGGCGCGATCGTCAGCGGCGAGGCGCTCGGCACGGCCGTCCTGGTGGCGCTCGCGCTGTTCGCGCTCGCGGTCACCGCCGTCGTCGTCGCCGGCACCGGCGCGGTCGGCGGGTACCTCGGCGTCTACCTCCGGGAACGAACCGACGAAGACGAGTACGACCACGGACCGGCCGCGACCGACCCGACCGTCGAGGTCGACCCCGAGACGGCGCCCTGA
- a CDS encoding halocyanin domain-containing protein: protein MTRETTRRGFVTGLFGAGAAGAANATAAAQQTGADGGGTATGGGTAGGGGTATGGDGGTAGGGTAGGGGGGQPDFGTWFEGVGNYNGEVVDLRGESDPTVSVGTEANGGAFGFGPPAVHVENGATLTWTWTGEGCPHNVVEQEEVFDSGEPGCEEVSPFEYTFEEDGIYRYVCDPHEQLGMKGAVVVGTDYPTVDTGGGGDGPGIPQVPDAARTLGVATGVAMAATLGLTYLFIKYGGDYGEFEEA from the coding sequence ATGACCCGAGAGACCACGCGACGCGGCTTCGTGACCGGCCTCTTCGGCGCCGGGGCGGCCGGCGCGGCGAACGCGACCGCGGCCGCACAGCAGACCGGGGCCGACGGAGGCGGCACGGCGACCGGGGGAGGGACGGCCGGGGGCGGTGGAACCGCCACCGGCGGTGACGGCGGGACCGCGGGCGGCGGGACGGCCGGCGGTGGCGGGGGTGGCCAGCCGGATTTCGGTACCTGGTTCGAGGGCGTGGGCAACTACAACGGCGAGGTCGTCGACCTGCGGGGCGAGTCGGACCCCACGGTCTCGGTCGGTACGGAAGCCAACGGCGGGGCCTTCGGGTTCGGCCCGCCGGCGGTCCACGTCGAGAACGGGGCGACGCTCACCTGGACGTGGACCGGCGAGGGGTGCCCCCACAACGTCGTCGAGCAGGAGGAGGTGTTCGACTCCGGCGAGCCGGGTTGCGAGGAGGTGAGCCCCTTCGAGTACACCTTCGAGGAGGACGGTATCTACCGGTACGTCTGCGATCCCCACGAGCAGCTCGGGATGAAAGGCGCGGTCGTCGTGGGAACGGACTATCCGACGGTCGACACCGGCGGCGGTGGGGACGGTCCCGGGATCCCGCAAGTGCCCGACGCGGCGCGCACGCTGGGGGTCGCGACGGGCGTCGCGATGGCCGCGACGCTCGGACTGACGTACCTCTTCATCAAGTACGGCGGCGACTACGGGGAGTTCGAGGAGGCCTGA
- a CDS encoding plastocyanin/azurin family copper-binding protein, producing the protein MSDQSADVSRRAFLRAGAGATAVAAGAGTAAAQEEGGGGGGNVKPVFPSYVSDANGPGYQDMRGSSEVTVEVGAGSGGFAFAPTNIWIDAGTTVVFEFVSSGHNVKPESQPDGGGLSGSEGGEFATIAQGKTYEATLETGGMYTYNCAPHEGQGMKGAIAVGGDVETEDIETPGGGGSRPEVPGAAKSLGIATGFGMAATLGLGYFFIKYGGDYGEYDE; encoded by the coding sequence ATGAGCGACCAGAGCGCGGACGTGTCACGGCGGGCGTTCCTGCGCGCCGGTGCAGGCGCCACAGCAGTCGCGGCCGGTGCGGGCACCGCGGCCGCCCAGGAAGAAGGCGGCGGGGGAGGCGGCAACGTCAAGCCGGTCTTCCCCTCCTACGTCAGCGACGCGAACGGCCCCGGCTATCAGGACATGCGCGGTAGCTCCGAGGTGACCGTGGAGGTCGGCGCCGGCTCGGGCGGGTTCGCGTTCGCCCCCACGAACATCTGGATCGACGCCGGGACGACGGTCGTCTTCGAGTTCGTCTCGTCGGGGCACAACGTCAAGCCCGAGAGCCAGCCCGACGGCGGCGGCTTGAGCGGGTCGGAGGGCGGGGAGTTCGCCACTATCGCTCAGGGCAAGACCTACGAGGCCACACTGGAGACCGGCGGCATGTACACGTACAACTGCGCGCCCCACGAGGGCCAGGGCATGAAGGGCGCGATCGCCGTCGGCGGCGACGTGGAAACCGAAGATATCGAGACCCCGGGTGGCGGCGGTTCCCGTCCGGAGGTTCCCGGCGCGGCGAAATCGCTCGGCATCGCAACCGGCTTCGGCATGGCGGCGACGCTCGGGCTCGGCTACTTCTTCATCAAGTACGGCGGCGACTACGGCGAGTACGACGAGTAG
- a CDS encoding DUF4129 domain-containing protein, with protein MRRSGPRVTLVALAVLAVAFGGTLLPASGFGSVPAAETDLIGTDASAEPADRLDTDARGAGSAGTDEPETADADGPTPVSTIAEGDASTPSPTPEATPTATATPAPDDGGGSSGGGGAIGPLIWLFAGGVALLIAVSVLAGLSSRLGDGGSPDGPSLGPLSFGWAFGGGGVSPAGLVKRVPQATMVALVGASTGTARVLSTAGSVASDAAAGLATVVVGGSRATGGLLSGLGGLFSSGGSLLSVTGILSGLASGGSGGSSGSAPTADARTATPVEPEPGEARIRTVEGAWAAFADPLPVRDSEARTPGELARTAIDRGDPSGPVERLRDVFRDVRYGGAPATDDRTRAAVEAARTVLSRREDEE; from the coding sequence GTGAGGCGTTCGGGTCCCCGCGTCACGCTCGTCGCGCTGGCCGTCCTGGCGGTCGCGTTCGGCGGTACCCTCCTCCCGGCCTCCGGATTCGGGTCGGTACCGGCCGCCGAGACCGACCTCATCGGCACCGACGCGTCCGCCGAACCGGCCGACCGGCTCGACACGGACGCTCGAGGAGCCGGGTCGGCGGGGACCGACGAACCGGAGACGGCCGACGCCGACGGACCGACACCCGTCTCGACTATCGCCGAGGGCGACGCGTCGACGCCGTCGCCGACGCCGGAGGCGACACCGACGGCGACCGCGACGCCCGCTCCGGACGACGGCGGCGGTTCGTCGGGCGGTGGCGGCGCCATCGGGCCGTTGATCTGGCTGTTCGCCGGCGGAGTGGCGTTGCTGATCGCAGTCTCAGTGCTGGCCGGGCTGTCGTCGCGGCTGGGGGACGGCGGCTCGCCCGACGGGCCGTCGCTCGGGCCGCTCTCGTTCGGCTGGGCGTTCGGCGGGGGCGGCGTCTCGCCGGCGGGACTGGTCAAGCGGGTCCCGCAGGCGACCATGGTCGCGCTCGTCGGCGCGTCGACCGGGACGGCCCGAGTCCTGTCGACCGCGGGGTCGGTCGCGAGCGACGCCGCCGCGGGGCTCGCGACCGTCGTCGTCGGGGGATCGCGGGCGACGGGCGGTCTGCTCTCCGGACTCGGCGGGCTGTTCTCGTCGGGCGGATCGTTGCTATCGGTCACGGGCATCCTGTCCGGGCTGGCGAGCGGCGGGTCGGGCGGTTCGAGCGGGAGCGCGCCCACCGCCGACGCGCGGACGGCCACACCCGTGGAACCGGAGCCGGGGGAAGCGCGGATCCGCACGGTCGAAGGGGCGTGGGCGGCGTTCGCCGACCCGCTGCCGGTCCGCGACTCGGAGGCCCGGACCCCCGGGGAGCTGGCGCGGACGGCGATCGATCGGGGCGACCCGTCGGGCCCGGTCGAGCGGCTCAGAGACGTGTTCAGGGACGTACGCTACGGCGGCGCGCCGGCGACCGACGACCGGACGCGGGCCGCCGTCGAGGCCGCACGGACAGTGCTGTCCCGGCGGGAGGACGAGGAATGA
- a CDS encoding cytochrome b family protein produces the protein MSDNDNSEEVRTDGTGIVPPDDETPTWSERKARKQGLARLTYEYFERSRREDQDLRQQSSYVERDVLAFPTWPHEMIRNLALTSFFVGMIIFLSAALPPHIGPPADSSSTPAIILPDWYLYWSFGLLKLGPLNPEISLLGSQKLMADRTYGVIANLVVVGFVAIVPFLNKGSARRPVEQPFWSAVGVSGVVFAFTIAALSVKNLIPMDSHLIFDLTFILPILAAFLSYAVLRTMREGYMFNLNRRYYRLRPPK, from the coding sequence ATGAGCGACAACGACAACTCCGAGGAAGTTCGCACCGACGGCACGGGTATCGTCCCGCCGGACGACGAGACCCCGACGTGGAGCGAGCGCAAGGCGCGCAAGCAGGGGCTCGCCCGGCTGACCTACGAGTACTTCGAGCGGTCGCGCCGCGAGGACCAGGACCTGCGCCAGCAGTCCTCCTACGTCGAACGCGACGTGCTCGCGTTCCCGACGTGGCCCCACGAGATGATCCGCAACCTCGCGCTGACGAGCTTCTTCGTCGGCATGATCATCTTCCTCTCGGCGGCGCTGCCGCCCCACATCGGCCCGCCGGCCGACTCCTCGTCGACGCCGGCGATCATCCTGCCCGACTGGTATCTCTACTGGTCGTTCGGCCTGCTGAAGCTCGGCCCGCTCAACCCCGAGATCAGCCTGCTCGGCAGCCAGAAGCTGATGGCCGACCGCACCTACGGCGTCATCGCGAACCTCGTCGTCGTCGGCTTCGTCGCCATCGTCCCGTTCCTCAACAAGGGGAGCGCCCGCCGCCCGGTCGAACAGCCGTTCTGGTCGGCCGTCGGGGTCAGCGGCGTCGTCTTCGCCTTCACGATCGCCGCGCTGTCGGTCAAGAACCTCATCCCGATGGACTCTCACCTCATCTTCGACCTGACCTTCATCCTCCCGATCCTGGCGGCGTTCCTCAGCTACGCCGTCCTCCGGACGATGCGGGAGGGGTACATGTTCAACCTCAACCGCCGGTACTACCGCCTGCGGCCACCGAAGTAG
- a CDS encoding DUF7313 family protein gives MVAYELFGPVDAVLDSHITEEVLVIEAVLLGLVVLNIAARALAHRRHRSQAESGDADELSRHPFHVLTNVALVLGSFYFLTVHHHAGMVTAVIAIFVLMTDIFEFESRKVEVRREIDLERPKAAIGASVVALLYVGYVTFFYGPLGQFL, from the coding sequence ATGGTTGCATACGAGCTGTTCGGACCGGTCGACGCGGTCCTCGACAGCCACATCACCGAGGAAGTGCTCGTCATCGAGGCGGTGCTCCTCGGTCTCGTGGTCCTGAACATCGCGGCGCGGGCGCTGGCGCATCGACGCCACCGCTCCCAGGCCGAGAGCGGCGACGCCGACGAACTCTCGCGACACCCCTTCCACGTCCTCACCAACGTCGCGCTCGTGCTCGGGTCGTTCTACTTCCTCACCGTCCACCACCACGCCGGCATGGTCACCGCCGTCATCGCCATCTTCGTCCTCATGACTGACATCTTCGAGTTCGAGTCCCGCAAGGTCGAGGTCCGCCGGGAGATCGACCTCGAGCGTCCCAAGGCCGCCATCGGCGCCTCCGTCGTCGCGCTGCTGTACGTCGGCTACGTCACGTTCTTCTACGGCCCACTCGGCCAGTTCCTGTAG
- a CDS encoding NAD(+)/NADH kinase: protein MSDSPVVGVVGADADAVVAAVESAGGRATAGTAKRVVDESEAVVAVGEPALLAVARTGTDDPVLPVAAGASVRSVPREAVATGVADLVAGDYERAPHPLVDVRVGDRTRATALFDLMLVSAEPAQISEYAVERADDRVARFRADGVVVATPAGSSGYASDAGGPVLAPETDAVAVVPVAPFETDIDHWVLPPEGLSVSVERDETAVHLLADDRVVGPVEPHEPVRVTPAGSIAVAVVATGRSPFPPA from the coding sequence ATGAGCGACAGTCCGGTCGTCGGCGTCGTGGGCGCCGACGCCGACGCGGTGGTCGCCGCCGTCGAGTCCGCCGGCGGCCGGGCGACCGCGGGGACGGCGAAACGCGTCGTCGACGAGAGCGAGGCCGTCGTCGCCGTCGGCGAGCCCGCGCTGCTCGCGGTCGCGCGCACCGGCACGGACGACCCCGTCCTCCCCGTCGCCGCCGGCGCCAGCGTCCGCTCGGTGCCGCGCGAGGCGGTCGCCACCGGCGTCGCGGACCTCGTGGCCGGCGACTACGAACGCGCGCCCCACCCGCTGGTCGACGTGCGCGTCGGCGACCGGACCCGCGCCACGGCGCTGTTCGACCTGATGCTGGTCAGCGCCGAACCCGCACAGATATCGGAGTACGCGGTCGAACGCGCCGACGACCGCGTCGCGCGGTTCCGCGCCGACGGCGTCGTCGTCGCCACTCCCGCGGGCTCGTCCGGCTACGCGAGCGACGCCGGCGGACCGGTCCTCGCCCCGGAGACCGACGCCGTCGCCGTCGTCCCGGTGGCCCCCTTCGAGACCGACATCGACCACTGGGTCCTCCCGCCCGAGGGCCTCAGCGTCTCCGTCGAGCGCGACGAGACCGCCGTCCACCTGCTGGCCGACGACAGGGTCGTCGGCCCGGTCGAACCCCACGAACCCGTCCGGGTGACGCCCGCGGGCTCGATCGCCGTCGCGGTGGTCGCGACCGGCCGGTCGCCGTTCCCACCCGCCTGA
- a CDS encoding M48 family metalloprotease yields MSLRNDRGLAVRMAAALAVVVAANALFVGVLVTLAAPRLGTAVRRAADAAGVPGSVAALWWLPLAVALVAVSVWAQLRYVRRETLAAVDAEPADPETYPDLDRRLTRLAAQTAVPTPDCYVVDSETPNSFALDGAGRPTVVVSTGLLAALDGDRLDAVLAHELAHLQHRDATVMTLASFLPALTGDRYSLLDHLGPWARHRAVWSGAVAALYVVGAVATATSPFDPGYALGFAGGALAAVVLGGVALGVFAVAATVAARRLSQYREFAADRAAGRLSGDPAALADALATLDDETTAAPTVDKRLAYDEVRGLCLLPAGFGTDEAADPDEFHVETRSHPPTDERVARLRELIDRQ; encoded by the coding sequence GTGTCCCTCCGGAACGACCGCGGGCTCGCGGTTCGGATGGCGGCCGCGCTGGCCGTCGTCGTCGCCGCGAACGCGCTGTTCGTCGGCGTCCTCGTCACGCTGGCCGCGCCCCGGCTCGGTACCGCCGTCCGCCGAGCGGCCGATGCGGCGGGCGTCCCCGGGTCGGTCGCCGCGCTCTGGTGGCTCCCGCTCGCCGTCGCGCTCGTCGCCGTCAGCGTCTGGGCGCAGTTGCGCTACGTCCGCCGCGAGACGCTCGCGGCCGTCGACGCCGAGCCGGCCGACCCCGAGACCTACCCGGACCTCGACCGCCGCCTGACGCGGCTGGCCGCTCAGACCGCCGTCCCCACGCCCGACTGCTACGTCGTCGACAGCGAGACGCCCAACAGCTTCGCGCTCGACGGCGCCGGCCGACCGACCGTCGTCGTCAGCACCGGCCTGCTGGCTGCGCTCGACGGCGACCGACTGGACGCCGTCCTCGCCCACGAACTCGCCCACCTCCAGCACCGCGACGCCACCGTCATGACGCTGGCGTCGTTCCTCCCCGCCCTGACCGGCGACCGCTACTCCCTCCTCGACCACCTGGGCCCGTGGGCGCGGCACCGCGCCGTCTGGAGCGGCGCCGTCGCCGCGCTCTACGTCGTCGGTGCCGTCGCGACCGCCACGAGCCCGTTCGACCCCGGCTACGCGCTCGGGTTCGCCGGCGGGGCCCTCGCGGCGGTCGTCCTCGGCGGCGTCGCCCTGGGCGTCTTCGCGGTCGCGGCCACCGTCGCCGCCCGTCGGCTGTCCCAGTACCGCGAGTTCGCCGCCGACCGGGCCGCCGGCCGGCTCAGCGGCGACCCCGCCGCGCTCGCGGACGCGCTCGCGACGCTGGACGACGAGACGACGGCGGCCCCGACCGTCGACAAACGGCTCGCCTACGACGAGGTGCGCGGCCTCTGTCTCCTCCCCGCGGGGTTCGGAACCGACGAGGCGGCCGACCCCGACGAGTTCCACGTCGAGACGCGGTCGCACCCGCCCACCGACGAGCGGGTCGCGCGGCTCCGCGAGCTGATCGACCGACAGTGA
- the trpB gene encoding tryptophan synthase subunit beta, protein MSDSQEFGEFGGRHVPEPMQEPLAQLADAFESVAQTEEFRAELRAILEEFAGRPTPIYHAQNLSERYGAEIYLKREDLLHGGAHKINNAVGQALLAEKAGKSRLIAETGAGQHGTATAMVGALFDMDTEIYMGAKDVERQRMNVFRMRLMGAEVNEVEREGQGLSEAVDAALEDFVENVDDTHYLVGSVVGPDPFPRMVREFQSVIGREAREQFRERTGELPDAAVACVGGGSNAIGLFHAFRDDDVAFYGGEGGGDGGDSDRHAAPLDDGHEDVIHGMKTRVIDDDTEVHSVSAGLDYPGVGPEHAMFREMGRAEYRAITDDEALAAFRALSEEEGIIPALETAHGLAMARRVAEETDHETILVNLSGRGDKDMETAAEQFDLS, encoded by the coding sequence ATGAGCGATAGCCAGGAGTTCGGTGAGTTCGGTGGTCGACACGTTCCGGAACCGATGCAGGAACCGCTCGCGCAGCTGGCCGACGCGTTCGAGTCCGTGGCTCAGACCGAGGAGTTCCGGGCGGAACTGCGGGCGATCTTGGAGGAGTTCGCCGGCCGGCCGACGCCGATATACCACGCACAGAACCTCAGCGAGCGCTACGGCGCGGAGATCTACCTCAAGCGCGAGGACCTGCTCCACGGCGGCGCCCACAAGATCAACAACGCCGTCGGGCAGGCGCTGCTGGCCGAAAAGGCGGGCAAGTCGCGGCTCATCGCCGAGACCGGCGCCGGACAGCACGGCACGGCGACGGCGATGGTCGGCGCGCTGTTCGACATGGACACCGAGATCTACATGGGGGCCAAAGACGTCGAGCGCCAGCGGATGAACGTGTTCCGGATGCGCCTGATGGGCGCGGAGGTCAACGAGGTCGAACGCGAGGGCCAGGGCCTCTCGGAGGCGGTCGACGCCGCGCTGGAGGACTTCGTCGAGAACGTCGACGACACGCACTACCTCGTCGGTTCGGTGGTCGGACCCGACCCGTTCCCGCGGATGGTCCGGGAGTTTCAGTCGGTCATCGGCCGCGAGGCCCGCGAGCAGTTCCGCGAGCGGACGGGCGAACTCCCGGACGCCGCGGTCGCCTGCGTCGGCGGCGGGTCGAACGCCATCGGACTCTTCCACGCGTTCCGCGACGACGACGTGGCCTTCTACGGCGGCGAGGGCGGCGGCGACGGCGGGGACTCCGATCGGCACGCCGCGCCGCTCGACGACGGCCACGAGGACGTGATCCACGGCATGAAGACCCGCGTCATCGACGACGACACCGAGGTCCACTCCGTCTCTGCGGGGCTTGACTACCCGGGCGTCGGCCCCGAGCACGCGATGTTCCGCGAGATGGGTCGCGCCGAGTACCGGGCGATCACCGACGACGAGGCGCTGGCGGCGTTCCGCGCGCTCAGCGAGGAGGAGGGGATCATCCCGGCGCTGGAGACCGCGCACGGGCTGGCGATGGCCAGGCGAGTGGCCGAGGAGACCGACCACGAGACCATTCTCGTCAACCTCAGCGGCCGCGGCGACAAGGACATGGAGACCGCCGCCGAGCAGTTCGACCTCTCCTGA
- a CDS encoding universal stress protein: MRYLVATDGSTVSDAAVEHAAREASVWGADLEVVHVLTPETKLVDGDIVMPGEDSAVDHAEEILDAAADAAASAAAEADSDVSVETQLLTGRPAEAITTYAEDAGVDAVFVGHRGRSERRRRVGSVAKTVIDKASVPVTVTR; the protein is encoded by the coding sequence ATGCGCTACCTCGTCGCGACCGACGGATCGACAGTGAGCGACGCCGCGGTCGAACACGCCGCCCGCGAAGCGAGCGTCTGGGGCGCGGATCTGGAGGTCGTCCACGTGCTGACGCCCGAGACGAAACTGGTCGACGGCGACATCGTCATGCCGGGCGAGGACAGCGCCGTCGACCACGCCGAGGAGATACTCGACGCGGCGGCCGACGCCGCCGCGAGCGCCGCCGCCGAGGCGGACAGCGACGTGAGCGTCGAGACGCAACTGCTGACCGGCCGACCGGCCGAGGCGATCACGACCTACGCCGAGGACGCCGGCGTCGACGCGGTCTTCGTCGGCCACCGCGGCCGCTCCGAGCGCCGTCGCCGCGTCGGCAGCGTCGCCAAGACCGTCATCGACAAGGCGTCGGTCCCGGTGACCGTCACCCGGTGA
- a CDS encoding SRPBCC family protein, with protein sequence MDEVEVSTVIHVPPAEAYDFIVDFPRYADYSEYLREVRRDGDGSPGTRYALKFSWWKLTYTAHTKVVDADPPERLDWRVIRNIDADGHWRVEGAADEAPEDVETASRVSLRIEYDPGSVNAGSIDLPRFVSLSWVVEKVKPLIQKEAERVVERIVADIEGQPREVDLTVHTRPDAI encoded by the coding sequence GTGGACGAAGTCGAGGTCAGCACGGTCATCCACGTGCCGCCCGCGGAGGCGTACGACTTCATCGTCGACTTCCCGCGGTACGCCGACTACTCCGAGTACCTCCGGGAGGTCCGCCGCGACGGCGACGGCTCGCCCGGCACGCGCTACGCGCTGAAGTTCTCCTGGTGGAAACTCACCTACACCGCTCACACGAAAGTGGTCGACGCCGACCCGCCCGAGCGCCTCGACTGGCGAGTCATCAGGAACATCGACGCCGACGGCCACTGGCGCGTCGAGGGGGCGGCCGACGAGGCGCCCGAAGACGTCGAGACGGCCTCGCGCGTCTCGCTGCGCATCGAGTACGACCCCGGCTCGGTCAACGCCGGCAGCATCGACCTCCCGCGGTTCGTCTCGCTGTCGTGGGTCGTCGAGAAGGTCAAACCGCTGATCCAGAAGGAGGCCGAACGGGTCGTCGAGCGGATCGTCGCCGACATCGAGGGCCAGCCCCGCGAGGTGGACCTGACGGTCCACACCCGTCCGGACGCCATCTGA
- a CDS encoding cytochrome b has translation MSLERKDEHDHDGWMESRDLTAIEEIYLTVLLWLDRRLRIVDYLEILENMYYKVNFQMPKSHTEQYNLDNKFWYWYPLYALGSFSTIAYVVAAISGALLGFYYAPGAGASNGTPDLAYNSITFIMTELNFGFFLRSLHRWSAQVMVAAVFLHMLRVYFTGAYKEPRELNWIIGIVLISLTMVFGYTGYLLPWDQLAFWAGQIGVEMSLSIPLIGEWVAQLLFGGFTLSQSTVQRMYILHVFVLPFVTTGIIAVHIGIVWMQGIAEPH, from the coding sequence ATGAGTCTCGAACGCAAAGACGAACACGACCACGACGGCTGGATGGAGAGCCGTGATCTCACGGCTATCGAGGAGATTTACCTCACGGTGTTGCTGTGGCTCGACAGGCGCCTGCGAATCGTCGACTATCTGGAGATCCTTGAGAACATGTACTACAAGGTCAACTTCCAGATGCCCAAGAGCCACACCGAGCAGTACAACCTGGACAACAAGTTCTGGTACTGGTATCCCCTCTACGCGCTGGGGTCGTTCTCGACGATCGCGTACGTCGTCGCGGCGATATCCGGCGCGTTGCTGGGATTCTACTACGCGCCGGGCGCAGGGGCCTCCAACGGGACGCCGGATCTCGCGTACAACTCCATCACCTTCATCATGACCGAGTTGAACTTCGGCTTCTTCCTCCGGTCACTACACCGGTGGTCGGCGCAGGTGATGGTCGCGGCCGTGTTCCTGCACATGCTGCGTGTGTACTTCACGGGCGCGTACAAGGAGCCCCGAGAACTCAACTGGATCATCGGCATCGTGCTCATCTCGCTGACGATGGTCTTCGGGTACACGGGGTACCTGCTCCCGTGGGACCAGCTGGCCTTCTGGGCCGGCCAGATCGGCGTCGAGATGAGCCTGTCGATACCACTCATCGGCGAGTGGGTGGCCCAGCTACTGTTCGGCGGGTTCACCCTGAGCCAGTCGACGGTCCAGCGGATGTACATCTTGCACGTGTTCGTGCTCCCGTTCGTCACGACCGGGATCATCGCCGTCCACATCGGTATCGTCTGGATGCAGGGCATCGCCGAACCCCACTGA